In Bacteroidia bacterium, one genomic interval encodes:
- a CDS encoding NADP-dependent malic enzyme, whose amino-acid sequence MPVNKEALDYHASGRPGKIEVIPSKPYSSQRDLSLAYSPGVAEPCLEIEKNIDNVYKYTAKGNLVAVISNGTAVLGLGNIGPEASKPVMEGKGLLFKIFADIDVFDIEINQTNVDEFVNTVKAISPTFGGINLEDIKAPECFEIESRLKNELNIPVMHDDQHGTAIISGAALINALDIVNKKIDLVRIVVNGAGASAISCTKLFVSLGAQKKNITMLDSTGVIRKDREGLDVNKSEFATDRNINTLEEAMHGADVFIGLSKGNILSAAMLKSMAEKPVVFAMANPNPEITYPDAKSAREDVIMATGRSDFPNQVNNVIGFPFIFRGALDVRATKINEEMKLAAVHAIAQLARQPVPEMVNLAYNTKNLQYGPEYIIPKPLDPRLIYTVAPAVARAAMETGVAQVSINNWEHYVEDLKKRLNLDNKLIRAIVTRAKQNPQRIVFAEADNYKILKAAQQVKEEGIARPILLGNRERIKQIVTENHIDITDIPIVDPRVDTEHLNTFGELFFEKAKRRGFSVYEAKKVMRERNYYGAMMVETGQADALISGLTRNYADTIRPALRIIGVQEHGTRVAGMYIMMTKKGPLFFADTTINVNPTSEDLVEITLLTAKAVQQFNIKPRIALLSFSNFGTSNDPSAVRIRKAVEIMHDKFPGMIVDGEMQANFALNMQMLHDSYPFCELINGGVNTLIFPNLDAGNIAYKLLQSMEAAEAIGPVLLGMKKPVHILQLGSSVRDIVNMVTIAVIDAQSRKQQ is encoded by the coding sequence ATGCCAGTTAATAAAGAAGCACTCGATTATCATGCATCCGGTCGTCCGGGCAAAATAGAAGTAATACCCAGTAAACCATACAGCTCACAACGCGATTTATCATTAGCCTATTCGCCCGGTGTTGCAGAGCCCTGCCTCGAGATTGAAAAAAACATTGACAACGTCTATAAATACACTGCCAAAGGAAATCTTGTTGCCGTAATCTCTAACGGCACTGCTGTCCTTGGCCTTGGCAACATAGGCCCCGAAGCATCAAAACCTGTCATGGAAGGCAAAGGACTTCTGTTTAAAATTTTTGCAGACATTGATGTATTCGATATTGAAATCAATCAAACCAACGTTGATGAATTTGTAAATACTGTAAAAGCTATTTCACCAACTTTTGGTGGCATCAACCTCGAAGACATTAAAGCACCCGAATGTTTTGAAATTGAAAGCCGCCTGAAAAACGAGCTCAACATTCCTGTCATGCATGACGATCAGCATGGCACGGCCATCATTAGCGGTGCAGCACTCATCAATGCATTGGATATTGTAAACAAAAAAATTGACCTCGTAAGAATTGTTGTCAATGGAGCAGGAGCATCGGCAATCTCCTGTACCAAACTTTTTGTTTCGCTTGGTGCACAGAAAAAAAACATCACCATGCTCGACAGCACAGGTGTAATCAGAAAAGACCGGGAAGGTTTAGACGTCAACAAAAGCGAATTTGCTACTGACAGAAACATTAACACACTGGAAGAAGCCATGCATGGTGCCGATGTATTTATCGGTCTCAGCAAAGGAAATATTCTGAGTGCCGCCATGCTCAAATCTATGGCGGAAAAACCTGTTGTTTTTGCTATGGCCAATCCCAACCCCGAGATTACTTATCCTGATGCCAAGAGTGCACGCGAAGATGTAATCATGGCAACAGGCCGCAGCGATTTTCCCAATCAGGTAAACAACGTTATTGGTTTTCCATTTATTTTCAGAGGCGCATTAGATGTTCGTGCAACAAAAATCAACGAAGAGATGAAACTGGCAGCGGTGCACGCCATTGCGCAGTTGGCACGGCAGCCCGTTCCGGAAATGGTTAACCTTGCCTACAACACAAAAAACCTGCAATACGGCCCCGAATACATCATCCCCAAGCCACTCGACCCACGATTAATCTACACCGTTGCACCTGCTGTGGCTCGTGCCGCTATGGAAACAGGGGTGGCACAGGTTAGCATCAACAACTGGGAACACTATGTAGAAGACCTCAAAAAACGACTCAACCTCGACAACAAACTCATTCGTGCCATCGTAACACGCGCCAAACAAAACCCGCAGCGAATAGTCTTTGCCGAAGCCGACAACTACAAAATTCTAAAAGCAGCACAACAGGTCAAAGAAGAAGGCATTGCTCGACCCATTCTGCTCGGTAACCGCGAGCGTATAAAACAAATCGTTACAGAAAACCACATTGACATAACAGACATTCCTATTGTTGACCCACGTGTTGACACAGAACACCTCAACACCTTTGGCGAACTCTTTTTCGAAAAAGCAAAACGCAGAGGCTTCTCTGTTTACGAAGCCAAAAAAGTTATGCGCGAAAGAAACTACTACGGTGCTATGATGGTAGAAACCGGACAGGCCGATGCACTCATCTCAGGACTAACACGCAACTATGCCGACACCATACGTCCTGCTTTACGAATCATTGGTGTGCAGGAACATGGTACCCGCGTTGCAGGCATGTATATCATGATGACAAAAAAAGGACCCTTGTTTTTTGCAGATACCACCATCAACGTAAACCCCACATCAGAAGACTTGGTTGAAATAACGCTGCTCACCGCCAAAGCTGTGCAGCAATTCAACATCAAGCCACGCATTGCACTGTTGTCTTTCTCAAACTTCGGCACGTCAAACGACCCCTCTGCAGTACGCATCAGAAAGGCTGTAGAAATAATGCACGACAAATTTCCGGGCATGATAGTAGATGGCGAAATGCAGGCAAACTTTGCACTTAACATGCAGATGCTGCACGACAGTTATCCCTTCTGCGAACTCATCAATGGTGGTGTCAACACACTCATCTTTCCAAACCTCGATGCCGGAAACATTGCATACAAACTTCTGCAATCTATGGAAGCAGCCGAAGCCATTGGCCCTGTGCTTCTGGGCATGAAAAAACCCGTACACATTCTTCAACTTGGCAGCAGTGTCCGCGACATTGTGAACATGGTTACCATTGCTGTTATTGATGCACAAAGCAGGAAGCAACAGTAG
- the ribH gene encoding 6,7-dimethyl-8-ribityllumazine synthase, translating to MALYQENNALYNPAEYPDASSVKVGIVTASWNSKITSKLFDGAAEVLKKSSVKENNLISIQVPGSYELTAGAQWLFQHHTPDVVIALGCVIQGETRHFDFICHAVANGLNHVSLKFGKPVIFGVLTTDNEMQALERCGGTHGHKGREAAFTALSMALLKSPAAKIGF from the coding sequence ATGGCACTGTATCAGGAAAATAATGCTTTATATAACCCTGCTGAATATCCTGATGCTTCTTCAGTAAAAGTAGGAATTGTTACAGCAAGCTGGAACAGTAAAATCACTTCAAAACTTTTTGACGGAGCTGCAGAGGTTCTTAAAAAATCATCTGTAAAAGAAAATAACCTCATCAGCATTCAGGTTCCGGGTAGTTACGAACTCACTGCCGGTGCACAATGGCTTTTTCAGCATCATACACCGGATGTTGTCATTGCATTGGGCTGTGTCATTCAGGGCGAGACACGTCATTTTGATTTTATCTGTCATGCAGTTGCCAATGGACTGAATCATGTTTCTTTAAAATTCGGCAAGCCTGTAATTTTTGGTGTACTCACTACCGACAATGAAATGCAAGCCCTTGAACGTTGCGGAGGCACTCACGGACATAAAGGGCGCGAAGCTGCTTTCACTGCTTTGAGTATGGCACTTCTCAAATCACCTGCTGCCAAAATCGGTTTTTAA
- a CDS encoding tetratricopeptide repeat protein, producing the protein MTDKKSTGFDVEESFDRAESYIHENKKSLTIILVVAVVLVGGYFAYNQFIVKPQQANAEKQMFMAEYYFKNDSLDKAIKGDGNFPGFEEIISSYGSSKSANLAHYYLGVSLLRKGQYDDAIAALSKYDAEDDITGAIALGCIGDAYMEKGNKEEAMSFYKKASDYDQNQFTAPIYLMKQAMILEMNNDYKSAYDIYNRIKRDFPNSTEARQVATYMARAEAHMN; encoded by the coding sequence ATGACTGATAAAAAATCAACCGGTTTTGATGTAGAAGAATCCTTTGATAGGGCTGAATCCTATATACACGAAAACAAAAAGAGTCTCACCATAATACTTGTAGTTGCAGTAGTATTGGTTGGCGGATATTTTGCATACAATCAATTTATTGTAAAGCCACAGCAGGCTAATGCCGAAAAACAAATGTTCATGGCGGAATATTATTTCAAAAATGATTCATTGGATAAGGCTATCAAGGGTGATGGAAACTTTCCAGGTTTTGAAGAAATTATTTCCAGCTATGGTTCATCAAAGTCTGCTAATCTGGCACACTATTACCTTGGTGTAAGCTTGCTTCGTAAAGGTCAATACGATGATGCTATTGCTGCTTTATCTAAATACGATGCCGAAGACGATATTACCGGTGCCATTGCATTAGGTTGCATTGGCGATGCCTACATGGAAAAAGGCAATAAAGAAGAGGCAATGAGCTTTTATAAAAAAGCATCGGATTATGATCAGAATCAATTTACAGCACCAATATATCTGATGAAACAGGCAATGATTTTAGAAATGAACAACGACTATAAATCTGCCTACGATATCTATAACAGAATAAAGAGAGACTTTCCAAACTCCACAGAAGCCCGTCAGGTAGCCACCTACATGGCACGTGCAGAAGCACACATGAACTAA
- a CDS encoding FkbM family methyltransferase: MAISIKTRFLDTIRMVNKLPLVEKWLVQQSQNKHSIARKLVGSQYLYKPGTIRNCTRNGINYQLHINDYLDHGIYFGMQDHLDFDRESLLRFIKPDSNILDIGANIGDTTLQMAKKLNGKGQIFSFEPSPAVFERMRTNVSLNNFKNINLFNAGMGDEVGVLNLISHGSNHSGGAFISKDANDAIKVAVATIDKFVADQKLSKLDFLKIDTEGFEVFVIKGGVNTFRNLKPSLFIEVSDSLLQRAGTSAKELINLLNELNYQCVRVDTQENITGDYNFANQHFDIYCTPLT, translated from the coding sequence ATGGCAATATCAATAAAGACACGTTTTCTGGATACAATTCGCATGGTGAATAAACTGCCTTTGGTAGAAAAATGGTTGGTTCAACAGTCGCAAAACAAACATAGTATTGCACGGAAATTAGTTGGCAGTCAGTATTTGTACAAACCCGGTACCATTCGTAACTGCACCAGAAACGGCATTAATTATCAATTGCACATTAACGATTATCTCGATCATGGTATCTATTTCGGCATGCAAGATCATCTCGATTTTGACAGAGAAAGTCTTCTCCGTTTCATAAAACCTGATTCGAATATTTTGGATATAGGTGCCAATATTGGTGATACCACCTTACAAATGGCAAAAAAGTTAAATGGCAAGGGTCAGATATTTTCATTTGAACCATCACCGGCTGTTTTTGAACGAATGAGAACCAATGTAAGTCTCAATAACTTTAAAAACATTAATCTTTTTAATGCAGGAATGGGTGATGAAGTTGGAGTGCTCAATTTAATATCTCATGGAAGCAATCATTCAGGGGGGGCATTTATAAGTAAGGATGCAAACGATGCTATCAAAGTCGCAGTCGCAACAATTGATAAATTTGTTGCTGACCAAAAACTTTCAAAACTTGATTTTCTAAAAATTGACACCGAAGGTTTTGAGGTTTTTGTCATTAAAGGTGGTGTAAATACTTTTCGGAATTTGAAGCCTTCATTGTTTATCGAAGTCAGTGATTCACTACTGCAGAGAGCAGGCACTTCCGCAAAAGAACTTATTAATCTGTTAAATGAGTTGAATTATCAATGTGTAAGAGTTGACACTCAGGAAAATATTACCGGAGATTATAACTTTGCCAATCAGCATTTTGATATTTACTGCACACCGCTTACATAG
- a CDS encoding FAD-dependent oxidoreductase produces the protein MKLQNWWFTTLLGTEESILPPLKGDIKADVVIVGAGAAGLAAAHRFIDKKLKVVILEKNICGGDTSGKSAGFLTPDSELELSQLIRRFGITGAADLWKIATTGVKMMHSIVETNNIVCDFQVQDSLFLGIGKSGWQDIIEEMESRKLLKFDQQLYTKENIRSIIGSDAYSGAVRYTGTFGIDALLYCQGVKKLLLENGIEIYESSEVVKIEDHCVRTHLGSVKADQVIFCADKLQHELTHYADKVYHAQTFLSVSEPMSDAMIADLFPSGKFQCWDTDVVYSYFRLLGSNRLLLGGGDMLTTFSKQDVNSSIVIDRVIKKFKHKFPQFNNLEFVQYWPGRIDCTRDLLPTIARDENKKWLHFVLGCVGLPWATFCGDFAARHAYDDSACDDHHYYDYLRPDRGFFVPLWLEKILSKQIVFSLNNGWAKYYQIDINTAETKRITRMREAENANLQ, from the coding sequence ATGAAATTGCAAAACTGGTGGTTTACCACATTACTTGGAACGGAAGAATCAATATTACCCCCACTAAAAGGTGACATAAAAGCGGATGTTGTTATTGTTGGAGCAGGAGCAGCAGGCTTGGCTGCTGCCCATAGGTTCATAGATAAAAAACTTAAAGTTGTTATACTAGAAAAGAATATTTGTGGTGGTGATACGTCCGGAAAGAGTGCCGGATTTTTGACTCCCGACAGTGAGCTGGAGTTGTCACAGCTGATTCGCAGATTTGGAATTACAGGTGCAGCAGACCTCTGGAAAATTGCAACTACAGGTGTAAAAATGATGCATAGCATTGTTGAAACCAATAATATAGTTTGCGATTTTCAGGTTCAGGATAGTTTGTTTTTGGGCATTGGCAAAAGCGGCTGGCAAGACATTATTGAAGAAATGGAGTCCAGAAAATTATTGAAATTCGATCAGCAACTCTATACCAAAGAGAACATTAGAAGTATCATCGGATCTGATGCTTATTCAGGTGCAGTTCGTTACACAGGCACTTTTGGCATTGATGCACTTTTGTATTGTCAGGGAGTGAAGAAATTGTTACTGGAAAATGGAATTGAAATTTATGAATCGTCAGAAGTTGTTAAAATTGAAGATCATTGTGTAAGAACACACTTAGGCTCTGTTAAGGCCGATCAGGTTATTTTTTGTGCTGATAAGCTACAACATGAATTGACACATTATGCCGATAAAGTTTATCATGCACAGACATTTCTTTCTGTGAGTGAACCAATGAGTGATGCTATGATTGCTGACCTGTTTCCGTCAGGCAAGTTTCAGTGCTGGGATACAGATGTGGTTTATTCCTATTTCAGACTTTTGGGAAGTAATCGTTTATTGTTAGGTGGTGGCGATATGTTGACTACTTTTTCTAAACAAGATGTTAACTCTTCAATTGTTATAGATAGGGTTATCAAAAAATTTAAGCATAAATTCCCTCAATTTAATAATCTTGAATTTGTTCAATATTGGCCGGGACGAATTGATTGTACACGTGATTTATTGCCAACTATTGCACGAGATGAAAATAAAAAATGGTTGCATTTTGTTTTAGGCTGCGTAGGACTTCCCTGGGCAACTTTTTGTGGCGACTTTGCTGCACGACATGCGTATGATGACAGCGCCTGTGACGACCATCATTACTATGATTATCTTAGACCCGACAGAGGATTTTTTGTCCCACTTTGGCTCGAAAAAATCTTGAGCAAACAAATAGTTTTTTCACTCAACAATGGTTGGGCCAAATATTATCAGATTGATATAAACACTGCAGAAACAAAACGTATCACACGCATGCGTGAAGCTGAAAATGCTAATCTGCAATAG
- a CDS encoding GNAT family N-acetyltransferase: MSKIKTVRATSQDINFKKLVTELDKDLKIKNGDKNDFFAQYNHSDAINNVIIAYVDELPVGCGAFKEFDSDTVEIKRMYVAPDFRCQGIASEILNELEKWATELQFKKCILETGDKMKEAIGLYQKHQFQKTKNYGPYENITSSLCFEKSISNKINNSF; encoded by the coding sequence GTGTCGAAAATAAAAACAGTTAGAGCTACATCACAAGATATAAACTTTAAAAAATTAGTAACAGAACTTGATAAAGATTTAAAAATTAAAAATGGAGACAAAAATGATTTCTTTGCACAATACAACCATTCAGATGCAATCAACAATGTAATAATAGCCTATGTTGATGAATTGCCTGTAGGTTGTGGAGCATTTAAAGAATTTGATTCAGATACTGTTGAAATAAAAAGAATGTATGTTGCACCAGATTTTCGTTGTCAGGGTATTGCTTCTGAAATATTAAATGAATTAGAAAAATGGGCAACAGAACTTCAATTCAAAAAATGCATTCTTGAAACCGGTGATAAAATGAAAGAAGCAATAGGACTTTATCAAAAACATCAATTTCAAAAAACGAAAAACTACGGCCCGTATGAAAATATAACAAGCAGTCTTTGTTTTGAAAAATCAATAAGCAACAAAATTAATAACTCCTTCTAA
- a CDS encoding TMEM175 family protein — translation MNKTRLEAFSDGVLAIIITIMVLELRVPHETSLKALIVLWPVFFSYVISFIYVGIYWGNHHHLLHTVHHVNGKIIWANMGLLFCLSLLPFTSAWMGENITEKIPLFIYAVNLAACAIAFYALQMCIMSHHIYSTKLIEAVKKQKTKGMISFAIYILAGLMAFMQTWISMILIVIPAVLWVIPDKNIEAALSEENKE, via the coding sequence ATGAATAAAACAAGACTTGAAGCATTCAGCGATGGTGTGCTTGCCATAATAATTACCATCATGGTTTTAGAATTAAGAGTACCGCATGAAACAAGTTTAAAAGCACTTATAGTTTTATGGCCGGTATTTTTTAGTTACGTAATCAGCTTTATTTATGTTGGAATCTATTGGGGCAATCATCATCACTTATTGCACACCGTTCATCACGTAAACGGAAAAATAATCTGGGCCAATATGGGTTTACTATTTTGTCTTTCACTACTGCCATTTACTAGTGCGTGGATGGGTGAAAATATTACAGAGAAAATACCACTATTTATTTACGCTGTTAATTTGGCTGCTTGTGCTATTGCCTTCTATGCTCTTCAAATGTGTATCATGTCACACCATATTTATTCTACCAAACTTATTGAAGCTGTTAAAAAACAGAAAACCAAAGGAATGATCTCATTTGCAATTTACATACTAGCCGGCCTGATGGCATTTATGCAAACATGGATTAGTATGATTTTGATTGTCATACCAGCTGTTCTTTGGGTAATTCCTGATAAAAATATTGAAGCGGCACTTTCAGAAGAAAACAAAGAATAA
- the ric gene encoding iron-sulfur cluster repair di-iron protein, translating into MQAEVDNILNVTLLEPRMKHPTIFARFDELSPGESLTIHNDHDPKPLYYQLLGERGNIFTWEYLEQGPQWWKVKISKRISGESDETLGEIVAKDMHKAQIFKKYGIDFCCGGKKTVKQACEEKGIDVTLVEQELQKAQKVVSNRPLPYNEWNLDFLADYIVNTHHTYVKNNLPEISGYAAKVARVHGHNHPELLRINQLVEAISSEFSSHLVKEEQVLFPYIKRMVAAKNNKESVQQSSIGSVKGPINMMEIEHESAGKNMSEIRTLSNDFTLPEDACASYSLLFRLLEEFEEDLHTHVHLENNILFPKALELEKELITK; encoded by the coding sequence ATGCAAGCAGAAGTTGACAACATTTTAAACGTAACGTTATTAGAGCCAAGAATGAAACATCCTACCATTTTCGCACGCTTTGATGAACTGAGTCCGGGAGAGAGTTTAACTATTCATAACGATCATGACCCAAAGCCTCTTTATTATCAGCTTTTAGGTGAACGTGGCAACATATTTACATGGGAATATCTGGAACAAGGTCCCCAGTGGTGGAAAGTAAAAATTTCAAAACGCATTAGTGGCGAAAGCGATGAGACCCTCGGAGAAATTGTAGCAAAAGACATGCACAAGGCACAAATCTTTAAAAAATATGGTATTGATTTTTGCTGTGGTGGAAAGAAAACGGTTAAACAAGCTTGTGAAGAAAAAGGAATTGATGTTACCCTAGTTGAACAAGAGTTACAGAAAGCACAAAAAGTAGTTTCCAACAGACCACTACCCTACAATGAATGGAATCTGGATTTTCTGGCAGATTATATTGTGAACACACATCACACGTATGTAAAAAATAATCTTCCTGAAATCAGCGGATATGCAGCTAAAGTTGCAAGGGTACATGGGCATAATCATCCTGAGTTATTAAGAATAAATCAGTTGGTTGAGGCAATCAGTTCAGAGTTTTCATCACATCTGGTAAAAGAAGAGCAGGTGTTGTTTCCTTATATTAAACGTATGGTAGCAGCAAAAAACAACAAAGAATCTGTCCAGCAATCATCGATCGGATCAGTAAAAGGGCCAATCAATATGATGGAGATTGAACATGAATCGGCAGGTAAAAATATGAGTGAAATAAGAACACTCAGTAATGATTTTACTTTACCGGAAGATGCTTGTGCAAGTTACAGTTTACTGTTCAGATTACTTGAAGAATTTGAAGAAGATTTGCATACTCATGTGCACCTGGAAAACAACATTCTTTTTCCAAAAGCACTAGAGCTTGAAAAAGAGCTGATAACAAAATAA
- a CDS encoding cupin domain-containing protein, with translation MENTINPALQTWTSGRVSGFYGKDLLNLNNGTVKLVKIDPHAKYPEHIHPDKTEYAFVLEGNPEFFIEGTHYSGQPGEFFIFPSAKKHAIQNNTPLECTLLIGAITV, from the coding sequence ATGGAAAATACTATAAACCCTGCACTTCAAACATGGACATCAGGAAGAGTGAGTGGTTTTTACGGCAAAGATTTACTGAATCTCAACAATGGTACAGTTAAGTTAGTAAAAATTGATCCACATGCAAAGTATCCGGAACATATACATCCGGACAAAACAGAATATGCATTTGTTTTAGAAGGCAATCCGGAGTTTTTTATCGAAGGCACTCATTATTCAGGTCAGCCGGGTGAATTTTTTATTTTCCCATCAGCGAAAAAGCATGCCATACAAAATAATACACCTTTAGAATGTACATTACTGATTGGTGCTATAACGGTTTAA
- a CDS encoding DUF2249 domain-containing protein: protein MTINANTKIATILKHNADALDAIVSISPKFEKLRNPLLRKIMAGRTSLAMASKIGGCSVNDFFVKLQPLGFEIDSTIQAIEKPVSKMPEVFNSLKKENIVSLDVRPVLATGSDPLNLILEKVNSLEAGKCLKIINTFEPTPLINMLEKKGFITYTDTISDDLIETYFYKKSDNKGEINPAINASGGWDEMIQHYSNKLQTIDVRALEMPLPMLTILDSLEKLPSDYALYVYHKRIPVFLLPELAEKKFDYRIKEISDGEVHLLIFKML from the coding sequence ATGACTATAAATGCCAATACAAAAATTGCTACTATACTAAAACACAATGCCGATGCACTTGATGCTATTGTAAGTATCAGTCCTAAGTTTGAAAAACTACGTAATCCGTTGTTAAGAAAAATTATGGCAGGTCGTACAAGTTTGGCAATGGCATCAAAAATTGGTGGATGTAGTGTAAATGACTTTTTTGTAAAGCTGCAACCTTTAGGTTTTGAGATTGACAGCACAATTCAAGCAATTGAGAAACCGGTCAGTAAAATGCCTGAGGTTTTTAATTCATTAAAAAAGGAGAATATTGTTTCACTTGATGTAAGACCTGTTTTAGCTACAGGCAGTGATCCATTAAACCTGATTCTTGAAAAAGTCAACAGTCTGGAAGCGGGAAAATGCTTAAAAATCATTAACACTTTTGAGCCTACTCCACTCATCAACATGTTAGAGAAAAAAGGTTTTATAACTTATACAGACACCATTAGTGATGACCTCATAGAAACATACTTCTACAAAAAGTCAGACAACAAGGGCGAAATAAATCCTGCTATTAACGCTTCTGGTGGATGGGATGAAATGATACAACATTACAGCAACAAACTTCAAACTATTGATGTTCGTGCTTTGGAGATGCCACTTCCAATGTTAACCATTCTTGATTCATTAGAAAAACTACCATCTGATTATGCATTATATGTTTATCATAAACGTATTCCTGTATTTTTGCTACCCGAATTAGCTGAAAAAAAATTCGATTATCGAATAAAAGAAATTTCTGATGGTGAAGTGCACCTGCTTATTTTTAAGATGTTATGA
- a CDS encoding cytochrome C oxidase subunit I yields MIITDSIKTTSYKVVLPFYIYAAFAFLISAILLLTSSSAFTDHYFQPHILAITHLMALGWGTMIILGASHQLVPVLIEGKLYSDKLAYASFVFAGIGIPLLVYGFYAFNMHNPAKWGGRFILLSIIAYLINLGVSMSHSKKENIHALFVFTSVLWLFLTGALGLALVYNFTFNMFPHDSLHYLPLHVHAGVIGWFLMLIIGVGSRLIPMFLISKYTSTKLLKWIFVLINGALISYILIFYFIKITEVILLPWLMLFAGIALFIFYCYSAFKHRIRKQVDEPMKVSLLAVMLIIIPLILLLIAIVTATLYAQENIALSLSYGFLIFFGWITAIILGMTFKTLPFIVWNKVYHKRSGIGKTPNPKDLFSNTAFKVMSMSYIAGLLLFVTGSLMIQLLLIQCGAVLILTAASLYVFNVLKVVTHKPRQI; encoded by the coding sequence ATGATCATTACTGATTCTATAAAAACAACCTCCTATAAAGTAGTGTTGCCCTTTTATATTTATGCCGCATTTGCTTTTTTAATTTCTGCCATACTACTTTTAACGTCTTCTTCTGCTTTTACAGATCATTACTTTCAGCCTCACATTTTAGCCATCACACACCTGATGGCATTGGGTTGGGGAACAATGATTATTCTAGGTGCTAGTCATCAACTTGTACCTGTACTGATTGAAGGAAAACTTTACAGTGATAAATTAGCATATGCTTCATTTGTTTTTGCCGGAATTGGTATTCCATTACTAGTCTATGGATTTTATGCATTCAACATGCACAATCCTGCCAAATGGGGTGGCAGATTCATCTTATTGTCAATCATTGCATATTTAATTAATCTTGGGGTAAGCATGTCGCATAGCAAGAAAGAAAACATACACGCTTTATTTGTTTTTACCTCGGTATTGTGGTTGTTTCTTACAGGTGCTTTAGGACTTGCCTTAGTATATAACTTTACTTTCAATATGTTTCCGCATGATTCTTTACACTACCTTCCACTTCATGTGCATGCAGGTGTAATTGGCTGGTTTCTGATGTTGATAATAGGTGTAGGCTCAAGACTGATTCCCATGTTCTTGATTTCAAAATATACCAGCACAAAACTGCTGAAGTGGATTTTTGTACTCATAAACGGGGCGCTAATATCTTATATCCTGATTTTCTATTTTATTAAAATTACAGAAGTTATTTTATTGCCCTGGCTAATGCTTTTTGCAGGAATTGCACTCTTCATTTTTTATTGCTATTCGGCTTTCAAACATCGTATAAGAAAACAGGTTGATGAGCCCATGAAGGTTTCATTACTTGCTGTAATGCTGATAATAATTCCATTAATATTGTTGCTTATTGCTATTGTTACTGCCACCTTATACGCGCAGGAAAATATTGCATTGTCTTTGAGTTATGGATTTTTAATTTTCTTTGGATGGATAACTGCAATTATTTTGGGAATGACCTTTAAAACACTACCATTTATTGTGTGGAATAAGGTTTATCATAAACGCTCCGGAATCGGAAAAACTCCTAACCCAAAAGATTTATTTAGTAACACAGCTTTTAAAGTTATGAGTATGTCCTATATTGCAGGATTACTTTTATTTGTAACAGGTAGTTTAATGATTCAACTGTTATTAATTCAATGTGGTGCTGTTCTCATACTTACTGCAGCCTCACTATACGTGTTTAATGTTTTAAAAGTAGTTACACATAAACCCCGGCAAATATGA
- a CDS encoding metal-sulfur cluster assembly factor, whose translation MNVKTNNNLKCTVALAALEHVDDPEIGLNVVDLGLIYEINFDEEAKKIACTMTLTTEFCPMGESITENARNAVQQVFPEYSIDLNLTFDPSWNPEMISEEGRTFLGR comes from the coding sequence ATGAATGTAAAAACAAATAACAATTTAAAGTGTACAGTTGCTTTGGCAGCACTTGAGCATGTTGATGATCCTGAAATAGGACTCAATGTTGTTGACTTAGGATTGATATATGAAATTAATTTCGATGAGGAAGCAAAAAAAATAGCATGTACAATGACCTTAACAACTGAATTTTGTCCGATGGGTGAATCCATAACAGAAAATGCTAGAAATGCAGTACAACAAGTGTTTCCGGAATATTCAATAGATTTGAACCTGACTTTTGATCCATCATGGAATCCGGAAATGATTTCGGAAGAAGGTCGAACATTTTTAGGACGATAG